The Listeria sp. PSOL-1 genome includes a region encoding these proteins:
- the murG gene encoding undecaprenyldiphospho-muramoylpentapeptide beta-N-acetylglucosaminyltransferase: MKVVVSGGGTGGHIYPALAFIREFKKQYKEAEFLYIGTTKGLEADIVTRAGIPFEAIEITGFKRKLSFENIRTMQRFFTGTKKCKKILREFQPDVVVGTGGYVCGPVVYSAAKLGIPTLIHEQNSVAGLTNRFLSRYVKKIAICFEEVSDSFASEKIVFTGNPRASEVVSVDPSGVLSEYNLEEDKETVLIFGGSRGARGLNEAVERALAGWHHRDYQLLYVTGEAHYDQVKEKASRLNLDHRVSIQPFVYDMPKVLNAVTLVVSRAGATTLAELTALGVPSILIPSPYVTANHQENNARSLEKKGAAVVITEKALPTINLLAEIDAIIGNKERLHDMQFRAKALGRPDAAKDLVKVALSIMK, translated from the coding sequence ATGAAAGTAGTTGTTAGTGGTGGTGGAACAGGTGGGCATATCTATCCTGCTTTAGCTTTTATCCGTGAATTTAAAAAGCAATATAAAGAAGCGGAGTTCCTTTATATTGGGACAACAAAGGGTCTTGAAGCTGATATTGTTACGCGGGCAGGCATCCCATTTGAAGCGATTGAAATTACCGGCTTTAAAAGAAAGCTCTCGTTTGAAAACATCAGAACGATGCAGCGTTTTTTTACAGGGACGAAAAAATGCAAAAAAATCTTGCGTGAATTCCAACCAGATGTCGTTGTTGGAACGGGAGGATATGTTTGTGGCCCTGTCGTATACTCTGCTGCCAAACTAGGCATTCCAACTTTGATTCATGAACAAAATAGTGTAGCTGGTCTTACAAATCGTTTTTTAAGTCGTTATGTTAAAAAAATAGCCATTTGTTTTGAAGAAGTTAGCGATTCATTTGCTTCAGAAAAAATCGTCTTTACTGGGAATCCGCGTGCATCTGAAGTTGTTTCAGTAGATCCATCAGGTGTTCTTAGCGAATATAATTTAGAAGAAGATAAAGAAACCGTGCTGATTTTTGGTGGAAGTAGGGGGGCACGAGGTTTAAATGAGGCGGTTGAGAGAGCCCTAGCTGGATGGCATCATCGTGATTATCAATTGCTCTATGTGACAGGTGAAGCTCATTATGATCAAGTAAAGGAAAAGGCTTCTCGTTTAAATTTAGATCATCGTGTCAGTATTCAGCCGTTTGTTTACGATATGCCAAAAGTTCTTAATGCAGTGACACTTGTTGTTTCACGCGCAGGGGCAACAACGCTTGCTGAATTAACAGCACTTGGTGTTCCTAGCATTCTAATCCCAAGTCCGTATGTCACCGCCAATCATCAAGAAAATAATGCTCGTTCACTGGAAAAAAAAGGTGCGGCTGTTGTTATTACTGAAAAAGCGCTACCAACGATTAATTTATTAGCTGAAATTGATGCTATTATTGGAAATAAAGAACGATTACACGATATGCAGTTTCGTGCAAAAGCTTTGGGTCGACCAGATGC
- the murD gene encoding UDP-N-acetylmuramoyl-L-alanine--D-glutamate ligase, with protein MKNIELYYHKKILVLGLAKSGVSAAGLLHKLGAFVTVNDRLPFSENPEAQGLLEQGIKVVCGSHPIELLDEGFELVVKNPGIPYDNPMIEKALQLKIPVITEVELAYQISEAPIIGITGTNGKTTTTTIIHQMLNEMKEGQSLLAGNIGFPASTVAENATNDQYITMELSSFQLMGVETFHPHISVITNIYEAHLDYHKTRNEYVSAKWNIQKNQTADDFLVINWDQDELKSLTKKTKAKIIPFSTTQRLGKGSYVKNGQLMFNDEVIGQRDDILLPGNHNLENILAAIATAKLIGVTNEAIVNVLKTFKGVPHRTQLVTELNGRTFYNDSKATNILATQSALKGFKAPVILLAGGLDRGNDFDELRPFLRHVKALIVFGETAEKIAHVGKEAGVMVHYVKDVEAAVPLSYQLSDSGDIILLSPACASWDQYRTFEVRGNAFIEAINQLAEEVEK; from the coding sequence ATGAAAAATATTGAACTTTATTACCATAAAAAAATACTTGTCCTTGGTCTAGCTAAAAGTGGGGTTTCAGCAGCAGGATTATTACATAAATTAGGTGCCTTTGTCACAGTCAATGATCGCTTGCCATTTAGTGAAAATCCAGAAGCACAGGGATTGCTAGAACAAGGGATTAAAGTTGTATGTGGTAGCCATCCGATTGAACTTTTAGATGAAGGTTTTGAGTTAGTTGTTAAAAATCCGGGGATTCCCTATGATAATCCGATGATCGAAAAAGCCTTGCAGCTCAAGATTCCTGTTATTACAGAAGTAGAGCTAGCTTATCAAATTTCGGAAGCACCGATTATTGGGATTACTGGAACAAATGGGAAAACGACAACAACAACAATCATTCATCAGATGCTGAATGAAATGAAAGAAGGACAATCACTTCTTGCGGGTAATATTGGATTTCCAGCTTCTACAGTCGCCGAAAATGCAACAAATGATCAATATATTACAATGGAGCTTTCATCATTTCAACTGATGGGTGTCGAAACTTTTCATCCGCACATTTCGGTTATTACGAATATTTATGAAGCGCACCTTGACTACCATAAAACGCGTAATGAGTATGTTTCTGCTAAATGGAACATCCAGAAAAACCAAACAGCTGATGATTTTCTTGTCATCAATTGGGATCAAGATGAATTAAAAAGTTTAACGAAAAAAACAAAGGCGAAAATCATTCCGTTTTCAACGACCCAACGATTAGGGAAAGGAAGCTACGTGAAGAATGGCCAGCTAATGTTTAATGATGAAGTGATTGGTCAACGGGATGATATTTTATTACCAGGAAATCACAATCTGGAAAATATTTTAGCAGCCATTGCGACAGCCAAATTGATTGGTGTTACAAATGAAGCCATTGTAAATGTATTAAAAACATTTAAAGGAGTACCACACCGAACACAGCTCGTTACGGAATTAAATGGGCGAACGTTTTATAACGATTCAAAGGCAACGAACATTTTAGCAACACAAAGTGCTTTAAAAGGTTTTAAAGCTCCAGTTATTCTTCTTGCTGGAGGGCTTGATCGCGGAAATGACTTTGATGAGCTAAGACCATTTTTAAGACATGTCAAAGCGCTAATTGTATTTGGTGAAACAGCTGAAAAAATTGCACATGTGGGGAAAGAAGCTGGGGTTATGGTCCATTATGTCAAAGATGTTGAAGCAGCTGTTCCGCTTTCTTATCAACTTTCAGATTCAGGAGACATTATTTTACTCTCACCTGCTTGTGCTAGCTGGGATCAGTACCGAACTTTTGAAGTACGAGGAAATGCTTTTATCGAAGCAATTAATCAGCTAGCTGAAGAGGTGGAAAAATGA
- the mraY gene encoding phospho-N-acetylmuramoyl-pentapeptide-transferase: protein MSLYMFVSAFAIAFIITVIGVPLFIPFLVKLKFGQSIREEGPKLHEKKSGTPTMGAVVYLIAIVLSYFLISFAGGMFTAATWLLLLALVFFGFLGFADDYIKVVKKRNLGLTSKQKFLGQVAISVCFYIGYLLAGYPNTINIPFTAIQVNLGYFFILFVLFWLVGFSNAVNLTDGLDGLVSGLASISFAVFGIIAVYQNQQAIALFCFAVVGGMLAFLVFNKNPAKIFMGDTGSLALGGALAAVSLLLKQEWLLLLVGLVFVIETASVILQVLYFKATGGKRLFKMAPIHHHFELSGLSEWSVVLLFWSVGLITGIGAVFWVVLSS, encoded by the coding sequence GTGTCATTATACATGTTCGTATCAGCATTTGCGATTGCCTTTATTATTACTGTGATTGGTGTACCGCTGTTTATTCCTTTTTTAGTTAAATTAAAATTCGGGCAAAGCATTCGCGAAGAAGGGCCAAAACTGCATGAAAAAAAATCCGGAACACCAACAATGGGGGCCGTCGTTTACTTAATAGCGATTGTATTAAGTTATTTTCTTATTTCATTTGCTGGTGGAATGTTTACAGCTGCTACCTGGCTTTTACTACTTGCACTTGTCTTTTTTGGATTCCTAGGTTTTGCTGATGATTACATTAAAGTTGTGAAAAAGCGCAATCTTGGTTTAACATCAAAACAAAAATTTCTCGGGCAAGTAGCGATTTCCGTTTGTTTTTATATTGGCTACCTGTTGGCGGGTTATCCAAATACAATTAACATTCCATTTACTGCTATTCAAGTCAACTTAGGCTACTTTTTTATCTTATTTGTTTTATTCTGGTTAGTTGGCTTTTCAAATGCTGTCAATTTAACAGATGGCCTTGATGGTCTCGTTTCTGGTTTAGCTAGTATTTCATTTGCTGTTTTTGGGATCATTGCGGTTTATCAAAATCAACAAGCGATTGCTTTATTTTGCTTTGCGGTTGTTGGGGGAATGCTTGCTTTTCTTGTTTTTAATAAAAATCCAGCAAAAATTTTCATGGGAGATACAGGATCACTTGCACTTGGGGGAGCTCTTGCAGCTGTATCGCTTTTATTAAAGCAAGAATGGCTACTGTTGTTAGTGGGGCTTGTATTTGTTATTGAAACAGCTTCTGTTATTTTACAAGTTCTTTATTTTAAAGCTACGGGGGGAAAACGGCTTTTTAAAATGGCACCCATTCATCATCACTTTGAACTTTCTGGATTAAGTGAGTGGAGCGTTGTGCTTTTATTTTGGAGCGTTGGCTTAATTACAGGTATTGGTGCTGTTTTTTGGGTTGTTTTATCGAGTTAA